One segment of Polypterus senegalus isolate Bchr_013 chromosome 8, ASM1683550v1, whole genome shotgun sequence DNA contains the following:
- the LOC120534502 gene encoding V-type proton ATPase subunit F-like, protein MAGRGKLIAVIGDEDTCSGLLLGGVGELNKNRKPNFLVVEKDTSITEIEETFKSFLSRDDIGIILINQFIAEMIRHAIDAHMLSIPAVLEIPSKEHPYDASKDSILRRAKGMFSAEDFW, encoded by the coding sequence ATGGCAGGTCGTGGGAAGCTGATAGCGGTGATCGGTGATGAGGATACCTGTTCGGGTTTACTGCTCGGTGGGGTTGGTGAGTTGAACAAGAACCGCAAGCCAAATTTTTTGGTGGTGGAGAAGGACACAAGCATCACCGAAATTGAGGAGACTTTCAAGAGCTTTTTGTCCCGTGATGACATTGGAATAATCTTGATAAACCAGTTCATTGCAGAAATGATTCGACATGCCATTGATGCTCATATGCTGTCCAtccctgctgttttggagattcCGTCGAAAGAACACCCATACGATGCCTCTAAGGACTCCATTTTACGTAGAGCTAAGGGCATGTTCTCTGCAGAGGACTTCTGGTAA